In Asterias rubens chromosome 17, eAstRub1.3, whole genome shotgun sequence, a genomic segment contains:
- the LOC117301380 gene encoding uncharacterized protein LOC117301380 yields MSAQHEHTRNLEKLCRVCGNAIRKWKNKSKKNKRCSAYSEKIQVKYGINIQADEHHRHPSQICHLCYSNLFLPKPHHPPNEWPPHPERGTCTVCAKVDEVKTGRPAAKYARLERLDTDEATAKEVVSQHFNTLAETTTIFVRDNFTTDESSICCQICSQILNRPVETQCHHIFCLDCLQVVFNRSSSSSVLCPSCHKHTSLKDTSPVREYFLNILGNAKVTCRTCNRSSWLNSTSSHDCKDPLTSQHIDEHIFRDLIKRNMSASGKLGQQVTSTLLKQQIQSDGGTVRLSTGGKAMYVQRITHPRKSSDDVSKRTLFRRTKLVKDKLQEVSGNKATEQLSHMLRTATRHDLQHLLKKIKFTTYIPPLEELALKSDISLSWAALRELKLWLRQYNIIMANEQTTRKVSQMSVGQDILEGERLPFVANDHGSLVSKPAPCVFITDLKKYVLGLLDDYERCGKLQWTEGMPKEEIWLKLGGDKGGGSFKMMLEVANIANPNSRRDTSVICVYESSDTAPNLHIALEKYKEQVESISNTSWRGKKLVVFLFGDYEFLCRMYGLSGPSGK; encoded by the exons ATGAGTGCCCAGCATGAACATACAAGAAATCTAGAGAAATTATGCAGAGTGTGTGGCAATGCTATCcgaaaatggaaaaacaaaagcaaaaaaaataaaagatgcAGTGCTTACTCAGAAAAGATACAAGTAAAATATGGAATTAATATCCAAGCTGATGAACATCATCGCCATCCCTCACAAATCTGTCACCTTTGCTACTCAAATTTGTTCCTTCCAAAACCCCATCACCCCCCCAATGAGTGGCCTCCCCATCCTGAAAGAGGAACTTGCACTGTGTGTGCTAAAGTTGATGAAGTGAAAACTGGACGGCCTGCAGCCAAGTATGCCAGACTGGAACGACTCGATACAGATGAGGCAACAGccaaagaagtagtttctcagcACTTCAACACTTTGGCTGAGACAACCACAATATTTGTTCGTGACAACTTCACAACAGATGAGTCATCGATATGTTGTCAAATTTGCAGCCAAATATTGAACAGACCGGTTGAAACACAGTGCCATCACATTTTCTGTTTGGACTGCTTACAAGTAGTGTTTAACCGGTCATCATCGTCATCAGTACTTTGTCCAAGCTGTCACAAACATACAAGTCTGAAGGACACCAGCCCTGTCCgagaatattttttaaatattctcGGAAATGCAAAAGTCACCTGCAGAACCTGCAACCGAAGCAGTTGGCTAAATAGTACATCTAGCCATGATTGTAAGGACCCTCTGACATCACAACATATAGATGAACACATATTCAGAGACCTCATCAAGAGAAATATGTCTGCGTCTGGAAAGTTGGGTCAACAGGTGACATCAACTTTGTtgaaacaacaaatacaaagtgATGGAGGAACAGTTAGGCTTTCTACAGGTGGAAAG GCAATGTATGTTCAACGCATAACTCATCCGAGAAAGTCGAGCGATGACGTTTCAAAACGAACACTCTTTCGGCGAACAAAACTTGTGAAAGATAAACTCCAAGAAGTCAGTGGGAACAAGGCTACGGAACAACTAAGCCACATGCTCAGAACAGCTACAAGGCACGATCTTCAGCATCTGTTAAAGAAGATCAAATTCACCACATATATTCCACCTCTAGAGGAACTGGCTCTAAAATCTGACATAAGTCTGTCATGGGCTGCCCTTCGTGAACTCAAGCT GTGGTTGAGACAGTACAATATTATTATGGCCAACGAACAGACAACCCGAAAAGTCAGCCAAATGTCTGTTGGACAAGACATCTTGGAGGGAGAGAGACTGCCCTTTGTTGCCAATGATCACGGAAGCCTTGTCAGCAAGCCCGCTCCCTGTGTCTTCATTACAGACTTGAAGAAATACGTCTTGGGTCTGTTGGATGATTATGAAAG ATGTGGAAAGTTGCAATGGACGGAAGGGATGCCAAAAGAGGAGATCTGGTTGAAGCTAGGAGGGGATAAGGGGGGCGGGAGTTTCAAGATGATGCTAGAAGTCGCCAACATAGCCAACCCTAACTCACGCcgtgacacaagtgtcatttGTGTCTACGAATCATCGGACACTGCCCCAAATCTTCATATCGCACTTGAAAAGTACAAAGAACAAGTGGAGTCAATATCTAATACATCATGGAG GGGAAAGAAGCTCGTTGTGTTCCTCTTTGGAGATTACGAGTTTTTATGCAGGATGTACGGTTTATCAGGACCAAGTGGTAAGTAA
- the LOC117301381 gene encoding 26S proteasome regulatory subunit 6B, which yields MEEIGITVSNKDKDEVPSSTGSRPTTTTPSSILDTLDTDDLYTRFKKLQRQIEFYEVQEEYIKDEQKNLKKEFLHAQEEVKRIQSVPLVIGQFLEAVDQHTGIVGSTTGSNSYVRILSTLDRELLKPSASVALHKHSNALVDVLPPEADSSITMLGADEKPDVCYSDIGGMDIQKQEIREAVELPLTHFGLYQQIGIDPPRGVLMYGPPGCGKTMLAKAVAHHTTASFIRVVGSEFVQKYLGEGPRMVRDVFRLAKENAPAIIFIDEIDAIATKRFDAQTGADREVQRILLELLNQMDGFDQTVNVKVIMATNRADTLDPALLRPGRLDRKIEFPMPDRRQKRLIFSTVCIKMNLSDEVDLEDYVARPDKISGADINAICQEAGMQAVRENRYVILAKDFEKGYRNNIKKDESEHEFYK from the exons ATGGAAGAAATCGGGATCACAGTTTCTAATAAAGACAAG gatGAAGTTCCTTCAAGCACAGGATCTAGACCAACCACAACAACACCATCAAGTATCTTAGATACGCTAGACACAGATGACCTTTACACAAGATTCAAA AAACTTCAGCGACAGATAGAATTTTACGAAGTCCAAGAGGAGTACATCAAAGATGAGCAGAAGAATCTGAAGAAGGAGTTTCTTCATGCTCAGGAGGAAGTCAAACGCATCCAGAGCGTTCCTCTCGTTATCGGACAATTCCTAGAAGCCGTCGACCAACACACTGGCATCGTTGGCTCAACAACAG GGTCCAACTCCTACGTCAGAATCTTGAGCACACTAGACAGGGAATTATTGAAGCCAAGTGCCTCTGTTGCTCTTCACAAACACAGCAATGCGTTGGTCGACGTCCTACCACCGGAGGCAGACAGCAGTATTACTATGCTTGGAGCTG ATGAAAAGCCAGACGTTTGTTACTCAGACATTGGTGGTATGGACATCCAGAAGCAGGAGATTCGAGAAGCCGTCGAGCTCCCCCTGACTCACTTTGGCTTGTACCAGCAGATCGGTATCGATCCACCTAGAGGTGTCCTCATGTATGGTCCCCCGGGGTGTGGTAAAACTATGCTGGCCAAAGCTGTAGCTCATCATACCACTG CTTCCTTCATCAGAGTAGTGGGCTCAGAGTTTGTCCAGAAATACCTCGGGGAGGGTCCGAGGATGGTTCGAGACGTCTTCAGGTTGGCTAAGGAGAACGCTCCGGCCATCATCTTTATTGACGAGATCGACGCCATCGCTACCAAGAGATTCGATGCGCAGACAGGAG CCGATCGAGAGGTGCAGCGAATTCTTCTGGAGTTACTCAACCAAATGGACGGATTTGATCAAACGGTCAATGTGAAG GTTATCATGGCGACGAATCGAGCCGACACCCTAGACCCCGCCCTCCTCCGACCAGGTAGGCTCGACCGCAAGATTGAATTCCCGATGCCGGACAGACGACAGAAGCGTCTTATCTTCAGCACAGTCTGCATAAAGATGAACCTCTCGGATGAAGTGGATCTTGAAGATT atgTTGCCCGACCAGACAAGATCTCAGGTGCTGATATCAATGCAATATGCCAAGAG GCTGGCATGCAGGCTGTCAGAGAGAACCGCTACGTCATCTTGGCCAAGGACTTTGAGAAGGGTTACCGTAACAACATCAAGAAGGACGAGTCAGAACACGAATTCTATAAATAG
- the LOC117301681 gene encoding uncharacterized protein LOC117301681 has product MIRRRLHTQNLLLAGLLSSMALFIYVMMTSSGGIYDYDADFNMHIGVHVDTLPDKKSTWRDWWKSNTVLDEKVSDKYKEMNQSMYRYAIPRDYSCFLKDKLQHPELPDVHSVFADPIAGSVVFVGLKFRKHQWHKELFLCEFPDGNQTISEPIIDDKRSFGYMPQYVVVITCPLPERYRWRAYFQMNLRRAGSENSYTNLTVCTSGVTPEKQYRLAVCTMVKSSDSFIPEWLDFHRYVGVEHVYIYDNEREEVTKLPQTVHEHVKQGFVTVIPWSHSVSQYKTYLEVQIAHENDCIWRHKYDVDWMMKIDVDEYIQPMDAKRPLITDYLQEDETLQNLAGLRIQNWFFGHPEYITPIGDSAITRNLWRSKEPTLQNTGHDKNILRPINVHYFKIHNVKLGGNVISADPYTELRMVHYRVDNPRAIRFALPDFNVRDKSMLRLRDLVRASKLNRYS; this is encoded by the coding sequence ATGATTCGAAGGCGGTTGCACACTCAGAATCTCCTCCTTGCCGGTCTGTTGTCGTCGATGGCGCTGTTTATCTAcgtcatgatgacctcatcagGTGGTATCTACGACTACGACGCCGATTTCAACATGCACATTGGAGTACATGTTGACACCCTACCGGACAAGAAGAGTACTTGGAGAGACTGGTGGAAATCTAACACCGTATTGGACGAGAAAGTCTCCGATAAGTACAAAGAAATGAATCAATCGATGTACAGATACGCCATTCCACGTGACTACTCATGTTTTTTGAAAGATAAACTTCAGCACCCGGAACTGCCGGATGTCCACTCTGTATTCGCTGACCCGATCGCTGGTTCGGTGGTTTTCGTCGGATTGAAGTTCCGAAAACATCAGTGGCACAAGGAATTATTTCTGTGCGAGTTTCCAGACGGGAACCAGACTATAAGCGAACCAATCATTGACGATAAACGAAGCTTTGGTTACATGCCTCAATATGTAGTTGTGATCACGTGTCCTCTTCCGGAACGCTACCGCTGGAGGGCGTACTTTCAGATGAACCTTCGCAGAGCCGGGAGCGAAAACTCCTACACAAATTTGACCGTGTGCACATCAGGTGTCACGCCGGAGAAACAGTACCGACTTGCGGTGTGCACGATGGTCAAATCATCGGACAGCTTCATCCCGGAATGGTTGGATTTCCACCGCTATGTGGGAGTAGAGCACGTCTATATCTATGACAACGAGAGAGAAGAGGTAACAAAACTACCACAAACAGTCCATGAACATGTAAAGCAGGGCTTCGTGACTGTCATACCCTGGTCACACAGTGTCTCCCAATATAAAACATACCTTGAGGTTCAGATCGCGCATGAGAACGACTGCATCTGGCGTCACAAGTACGACGTTGATTGGATGATGAAGATTGACGTCGACGAGTATATCCAGCCAATGGACGCCAAGCGCCCTCTCATAACAGACTACCTCCAAGAAGACGAGACTTTGCAAAATCTCGCAGGACTGCGGATCCAAAACTGGTTCTTCGGGCACCCAGAGTACATCACGCCAATCGGGGATTCAGCCATTACGCGTAATCTTTGGCGCTCAAAAGAACCAACACTTCAGAACACAGGACATGATAAAAACATCCTACGGCCGATTAATGTCCACTATTTTAAAATCCATAATGTAAAGCTTGGGGGCAATGTCATTTCTGCCGACCCTTACACTGAGCTTCGAATGGTTCACTACCGCGTGGATAACCCAAGGGCAATACGATTCGCTTTGCCAGACTTTAACGTCAGAGACAAGTCAATGCTTAGGCTCAGAGACCTTGTAAGAGCTAGTAAACTAAACAGATATTCGTAA
- the LOC117301463 gene encoding electron transfer flavoprotein subunit beta-like: protein MSLRVLVGVKRVIDYAVKIRVRPDKLGVVTDGVKHSMNPFDEIAVEEAVRLKEKKIAKEIIAISCGPPKCQETLRTALAMGVDRGIHVEIPDAEFQNVLPFHVSKILAKIAQDEQVDLLILGKQAIDDDCNQTGQMTAAHLDWAQGTFASEITLDDGHLVVVREVDGGLETIRIKMPAVVTADLRLNEPRYATLPNIMKAKKKPIAKKTPADFGVDITPKIETIKVEDPPVRDAGVKVETVEDLIGKLKEAGVV from the exons ATGTCTCTTCGTGTGCTGGTCGGTGTGAAAAGAGTGATAGATTATGCCGTCAAG ATTCGGGTGCGGCCGGACAAGCTGGGCGTCGTCACAGATGGCGTCAAGCACAGCATGAATCCATTCGATGAGATCGCTGTGGAAGAAGCCGTCCGATTAAAGGAGAAGAAGATAGCGAAGGAAATCATCGCGATCAGCTGCGGACCTCCGAAATGTCAA GAGACGCTCCGTACAGCTCTAGCCATGGGAGTTGACAGAGGAATCCACGTTGAAATCCCGGATGCTGAATTCCAAAATGTCCTTCCTTTTCATGTTTCTAAGATTCTGGCTAAAATAGCACAGGACGAGCAAGTGGACCTCCTTATCCTTGGAAAACAG GCAATTGATGATGATTGTAATCAGACGGGTCAGATGACTGCAGCCCACCTGGACTGGGCACAAGGAACATTCGCCTCAGAAATCACCTTAGACGACGGACATCTTGTG gtTGTTCGTGAAGTTGACGGCGGCTTAGAGACGATAAGAATTAAGATGCCAGCTGTAGTTACCGCTGATTTAAGACTCAACGAACCAAGATATGCAACGCTACCAAATATTATG AAAGCAAAAAAGAAACCAATAGCTAAGAAGACACCAGCAGACTTTGGCGTTGATATAACGCCCAAGATTGAAACTATCAAAGTTGAAGATCCCCCAGTGAGGGACGCAGGTGTGAAGGTTGAGACAGTTGAAGATCTTATAGGGAAGTTGAAAGAAGCCGGTGTTGTGTAA